ATTGTCGCATACCTGCCGTTCTGCCGGGGTCATAATACGCCCGTCGAAGCTTGGCCGAGTATTTCGTTGCTCGACCGAGGACGAAACAGTCTTTCGACCTGCTGGTACAGTCACCCTGACACGGAGTTGGTTGTGCCTGAAACAAACTAACTTCCGGGTAGAGTGACTACAATGCGGTTTTTACAGATTTTTGGTTACGAACCGTTGTCGCCGCTACCGACGGACTATCGGCCCCGTGAAACGGTGCTACAACGATAGTATCATATTTCGAAACGACTTCGATGGTCAGTACAGAGTGCCTGTGAAACGGTCTCTCTCCAGTTTGGCGGTGTATAACTATACCTCTAACAGATGACCTGTCGTACGAAGCCGATAAGTCGGGCACTAACTCGCGGTAACGGTCCGGCTAACGAACCACTATCGGCGTTACGGAGACACAAAACATGAAGCTCGCAATGATTGGCGTCGGGCAAGCCGGCGGAAAGATCGTGGACAAGTTCGTCGAGTACGACCAGCGAACCGGGAGCAACGTCGTGCGCTCGGCTATCGCGGTCAACACAGCTAAGACCGACCTCGCGGGAATCGAGCACATCCCCGAGGAGAATCGCGTCCTCATCGGGCAGGCACGCGTGAAGGGGCACGGCGTCGGTGCGGACAACGAGATGGGTGCCGAAATTGCCCAAGAAGACATCGGTGAGATTCAGGGCGCAATCGACCAAGTGCCGGTCCACGAAGTCGATGCGTTCCTCGTGATTGCAGGGATGGGCGGCGGCACTGGGTCCGGCGGCGCGCCGGTCATCGCCAGCCACCTCAAGCGCATCTACACCGAACCCGTCTACGGGCTGGGCGTCCTCCCCGCGAAGGACGAGGGCGGCATCTACACCCTGAACGCCGCGCGCTCGTTCAAGACGTTCGTGGACGAAGTAGACAACCTGCTCGTGTTCGACAACGACGTGTGGCGCGAGACGGGCGAATCCGTTCGAGGCGGCTACGACCGCATCAACGAGGAAATCGTCCGCCGCTTCGGCGTGCTGTTCGCCGCCGGTGAGGTGCAGGCGGGCGACGAAGTAGGCGAGAGCGTCGTGGACTCCAGCGAAATCATCAACACGCTCGCGTGTGGCGGTGTCTCCACTATCGGCTACGCGACCGAGCAAGTCGAGAACCCGAACGGCGGACTCCTCAGTCGCTTCTCCGACAAGGAACTCGACGCCACCGAAACGACGAACCGACTGACGAGTCTCGTCCGCAAGGCCGCACTCGGCCGCCTCACCATGCCGTGTGAGGTCCGAAGCACCGACCGTTCGCTGGTCGTCGTCGCCGGACCGCAGGACCACCTCAACCGTAAGGGCATCGAACGCGGCCGTCAGTGGCTCGAAAACGAAACCGCGAGCATGGAAGTTCGGGGCGGCGACTACCCGCTGAACGAGGACCACGTCGCGGCAGTCACGCTACTGGCGGGCGTCACGGACGTGCCACGAATCAAGGACCTGCAAGGCGTCGCCGTCGAGACACAGGACAACATCGGTGAGATTCGCGCTGAGAGTCAGCAGAACTTGAACGACCTCGTCCACGACGAGGGCGACGAACTCGAAGCGTTGTTCTAACACTTTGGCGAGGCGGTTGGATTGGTTTGGGATGGGCGTGGGTTTCCGGGCGACTAAGACGGGATTGGGATAGAACAGTCGGATTGCGGGTTGATTTTCTGTCGGCTTCGGACCGGCCGTACGTTTCAGACAGTACGTTTCACACGCTACCAGACGCGAGCTGCGGGTGTGCCACAATCGTCGCAGACTGCGGCGTCGTCGCCCTTGAACTCGGCTCTGGTCAACGCTCCGTTCGCACACCAGCTACAGTCGTCGCCGACGAGAGCCGAGATGGGGTCGTGGGCCGCAGTCCGTGGAGAGGCTTCTTGCATGGTCTCCAACTGGACTTGGTCTCAACTTGAAAGTGTCGGTACCGTAACTGCAATTACCACGAGGACGAGAAGGCTGTTCGGAATGTTTCCGCTTCCGATTCGAGGCTCGCTCTCCTACAGCTATTTTACGACTGGAAACGTCTATCTTCTATGGCTCAACGTTCGCTACTGACACGGGCGATCTGGTTCCTCGTCGTCGGCTGGTGGGCGACGCCCATCGTCGTCAACGCCGCGTGGCTCTGCAACCTCACCATCATTCTCATCCCTATCGGGTTCAAACTGATCAATCTCGTCCCGACAGTCCTCTCGCTCGCAGAACCGCGGTCACTCTCCGACCCAGCGTCCGCCCGCGGCCAGCACTCGCTCGTCGTACGAGCGGCGTACTTCGTCTTCGTTGGGTGGTGGCTCAGTTTCGCGTGGGCCAACGTCGCCGCGTTTCTCTCAGTGACCGTTGTCGGATTGCCCATCGCGTTTTGGATGTTCAACCGACTTCCGTACGTGACGTCGCTGTACCGCTTTCACGGCTAACGACTTGCTCGACAGCGTAGGGAATATTTTGTCCGACCATCGCGAGTCTCTCGTGTTGAGTGAACAAAAAGAGACTAACGAGTCGAAATAGAAGCAGGCACGATGCCAGGCTCAGAGGTTCACGATGAGACGGTCCTCATCACGGGAGGTGCAGGGTTCATTGGAAGTCACATTGCAGATGCGCTGACTGAACACAACGATATTCGAATCCTAGATAACTTCTCGACAGGCTCTCGTGAGAACGTCCCAGCCACTGCAACCACTATCGAGGGCGACATTCGAGATGAGAAAACGCTCGCGGCGGCGATGGATGGTGTCGATCTCGTGTTTCACCAAGCGGCCCTCGTCAGCGTCCAACAATCTGTCGAACAACCCGAGGTGAGCCATGCAATCAACGTAGAGGCAACTATCGAAGTCCTCGAACACGCCCGAAAAGAGGATGCACGCGTCGTCGCCGCCTCGAGTGCAGCGATTTATGGCGAACCTCAGACGGTTCCAGTCACTGAATCCGACCCGAAAACGCCGACCTCACCGTATGGCGTCGATAAGCTCTCACTTGATCACTATCTCCGATTGTATCACGACCTCTACGACCTCGAAACGGTTGCACTCCGATATTTCAACGTCTATGGCCCGCGACAAACAGCGGGTGACTACAGTGGCGTAATCAGTATTTTCAAAGAACAGGCGATGAATGGCGATCCGATCACGGTGAA
The sequence above is a segment of the Halorussus halophilus genome. Coding sequences within it:
- a CDS encoding YccF domain-containing protein, whose protein sequence is MAQRSLLTRAIWFLVVGWWATPIVVNAAWLCNLTIILIPIGFKLINLVPTVLSLAEPRSLSDPASARGQHSLVVRAAYFVFVGWWLSFAWANVAAFLSVTVVGLPIAFWMFNRLPYVTSLYRFHG
- a CDS encoding NAD-dependent epimerase/dehydratase family protein yields the protein MPGSEVHDETVLITGGAGFIGSHIADALTEHNDIRILDNFSTGSRENVPATATTIEGDIRDEKTLAAAMDGVDLVFHQAALVSVQQSVEQPEVSHAINVEATIEVLEHARKEDARVVAASSAAIYGEPQTVPVTESDPKTPTSPYGVDKLSLDHYLRLYHDLYDLETVALRYFNVYGPRQTAGDYSGVISIFKEQAMNGDPITVNGDGGQTRDFVHVDDIVHANLRAATTTHVGDAYNIGTGSSVTIQELAEAIRDVTNSASDIVHTDPRPGDIRHSCPDITKAREQLEYSPSVSLEDGLETLVQL
- a CDS encoding HVO_A0556 family zinc finger protein codes for the protein MQEASPRTAAHDPISALVGDDCSWCANGALTRAEFKGDDAAVCDDCGTPAARVW
- a CDS encoding tubulin/FtsZ family protein; this translates as MKLAMIGVGQAGGKIVDKFVEYDQRTGSNVVRSAIAVNTAKTDLAGIEHIPEENRVLIGQARVKGHGVGADNEMGAEIAQEDIGEIQGAIDQVPVHEVDAFLVIAGMGGGTGSGGAPVIASHLKRIYTEPVYGLGVLPAKDEGGIYTLNAARSFKTFVDEVDNLLVFDNDVWRETGESVRGGYDRINEEIVRRFGVLFAAGEVQAGDEVGESVVDSSEIINTLACGGVSTIGYATEQVENPNGGLLSRFSDKELDATETTNRLTSLVRKAALGRLTMPCEVRSTDRSLVVVAGPQDHLNRKGIERGRQWLENETASMEVRGGDYPLNEDHVAAVTLLAGVTDVPRIKDLQGVAVETQDNIGEIRAESQQNLNDLVHDEGDELEALF